ATGAGTGAGGCTTACTGTCCTGAAATGAGAAAAGTTCTTATACAAATCCTGAAGGAGAAAAATTTCAGATTTCACCCGAAAGGTGTTTACGCCTGCACGGAGGGACCGCGGTTTGAAACTCCATCTGAGATAAAGATGTTAAAACTCCTCGGTGCGGACGTTGTTGGAATGACAGGATACCCGGAGGTGGCACTTGCGAGAGAACTCACGATGTGCTACGCGAGCCTTTGCGTGGTTGCAAACCCTGCTGCGGGAATAGCGGGATACAGACTGACCAGCAACGAGGTCATTCAATTGATGAAGAGGAAAGAAGAAGAAATAAAGGAAGTAGTGCTTAAATTCATAAAAGAACTTCCCGAAATTAGAAGTTGTGATTGTGAAAAATCTCTGGAGGGAGCTGAGGTATGAATATAGAACAAATTCTTCATAACGAGGCATTTAAGGAGTTCGGAACGGGAGCTTTGATAGGTTTTACGCTGGGCTACACTTTCAAAAAGTTATTTAAGGTCTTCGTCTTTCTTCTCGGACTGTATTTAATAACGCTTATATACCTGAACAATCAGGGTATCGTTGAAATTCAGTGGGACAACCTAGAGTCCTGGGTAAATTATGTGTTTGAGGGTTTCAGAAACTTTGCAAGAAACATTACGGCTCCGGTTGCTTCCCTCGGTGGGTTTGCGGTAGGATTTACCGCGGGACTGAAGTTCGGATAACCTCCTCGTAAAGACTCTCGTAATCTTTCAAAAATCTTTCACACCTGAAGACATGAGCCCTTTCCGGGGCTTTCTGTGAAAGCTTGAAGTATAACTCGGGGTTTTGATAAAGCTTTAAGAAGGCTTTTTTAACGCACTCAACCTTCTCCTCACAGAGAATTCCTCCATCTCCTACGATTTCCGGTGCTGAACCTTCCTTTAAAGCTATCACGGGCATTCCCGTTGCCATGGCTTCTGCGAAGGAAAGACCAAAGGTCTCAGTCTTTGAAGTGTTTAACAAAACGTCGTGAGAAAGGTAAAGCTCTGGAAGTTCCTCCCTTGGAACAAAGCCGAGAAAGTTTGCCTTTATCCCGAGCTTCCTTGCTAATTTTTCGAGTTTTTCTTTCTCGTTTCCCTCACCTACGATAGTGTACTCTACGGGAACTTCCTTGGAGATTTCGGCAACACACTTCAGGGCAAATTCTGGGTTTTTGTCCTTATCAAGCCTCGAAACCGTAAGTATTCTGTTTCTCGGATTTCTGAGCTTTCTCTTCTCGGACACGAAGAAGTAGTCGGGAATGCCGTTGTAAATCACCTTAACGCAAAAAGAATCAAGTTCTTCGTAGAGTTTTTTCTGGTACTTCGACACAAAAACCACACAATCGGTAAAATTCCCGAAAAAAGAAACGAGCTTTTTCGCTATAACTCCGTTGTCTATCTTTATCCCGTGGTAAGTGAGCTGTTTCGGGTGTATGTGTATAGTTCCGACGGTAGGAATTTTAAGAATTTTTCCCATTAAAAGTGCCATCGTTCCCGCGAGAAAAGGGTCGTGGTAATGGATTACATCGGGGTTGAAGTTTTTAAGTTCCTTCAAGAGTTCTACATTCGGAAGTGCTATTTCCACGTTGTGGTAGAAAGGGTACTTTATACTGGGGAGTTTCAGAACTTTAAAGGGGGTTTCTTCCTCCGCAGTACTTCCCGTGATTACGAGGACTTCATATCCCTTTTTTGAGAGTCCGAAAGCGAGCTGGCGGGCTACCTGAGTCCCACCTCCGAGATCTTTTCTGAAACTGTCCGTAAAGAGTGCAATCTTCATAAATAGATTTTAAAGGGGAAGGGAAGCAGATTTCTTTCTGTACTTTTCCCACTCCTCCGGGAATTTCTCAAGTGTTTGTCTGATAAGCCTTCCCGCAACAGCCCCGAGACCGCATATAGAAGTGGGTTGAATGTTCCTGTTTACAAAGTCAAAACCTTCCCAGTCCTGCTCTGTAGCTTCACCCTTGTATATTTTCTCAAGGAGGTTTGCCTGTTCGTAGCACCCTACCCTGCAAGGGGTGCACTGTCCGCAGGTTTCGTGTTCGTAGAACTCTGCAATTTTTAGAGCTGCTTCCACTATGTCGTCCTCTTCCGTGAGCACTATAACCGTTCCCGTTCCGCCAAACCCGAGAGGAGAGTAGTCCATGGGAATGTCGAGTTCTTCCGAGGAAAAGCAGTCAAGAGCCCCGGAAAATACAGCCTTCACCTTTTTGTTTCCGAGGGTTCCGCCCGCATACTTGAATATGACTTCCCTGAGTGTTGTGTTCATGGGAAGCTCGTAAACCCCGGGTTTTTTCACCTTACCGCTTACGGGAAAGAGTTTTGGTCCAGCGTAGTCACTCGGGCCTATGTACCTGTACTCCTCCCAGCCCATGGAAATTATAAAGGGAACGTTAGCTATGGTTTCTACGTTGTTCACTACCGTCGGTTTTCCCCAGAGTCCCTTCTGGACGGGGTATGGGGGTTTTAACCTCGGGTGTCCCCTTTTACCCTCAAGGCTTTCTATCAGAGCGGTTTCCTCACCGCATATGTAGGCACCCGCACCCCTTGCCACGTATATCTCAAGGTCAAATCCCGAACCCAAGATGTTCTTTCCTAAAAATCCCTTCTTTTTCGCCTCCTCTATTGCATCCCTCAGTATGTAATAGCCCGCGGGGTACTCTCCCCTTATGTATATGTATGCTTCGTTTGCCCCAATCGCATAGGAGGATATGATTATTCCCTCTATCAGGAGGTGGGGATCCCTCTCTATTATTATCCTGTCCTTAAAGGTTCCCGGTTCTGACTCGTCCGCGTTGCATATAAAGTACCTGGGTCCGGGGTTCTGAACCGCGAATTTCCACTTCTTCCCGGTTGGGAATCCTGCTCCTCCTCTACCCCGCAGCGTACTTTTGTCAACCCAGTCTATGATTTCCTCGGGGGACATGTTCAGGGCTTTTTCTAAAGCCTGGTATCCCCCATCTTTTAAGTACTCATCTATGGAATGAACTCTGGGCTTTTTAGCCCTCTTGAGGAGCATATTAAGGGTAGTTTCAGCGTAAATCCTAGGTATAGCGGGATAGGATCTCATTTAACTGCACCTCGCTTTCAAATTTATACTCATCATCGTTTACCATAAACACGGGAGCTTCCGAGCAAGCTCCCAGACACTGAACGGGAACTATCTTAAACTTACCGTCGGGGGTAACTTCCCCTGGTTTTATACCGAGGATATTCTCAAGAGCTTTCAAAAGTTTATTCGTTCCCATAAGGTGGCACACTATGCTCACGCAAACCCTTATCCTGTACTTTGCCTTGTCCTCCCTGTCAAACATATCGTAAAAGGCAACAACTCCTTCCACGTGGTTTAGGGGAAGTTCCAGCATGTCCGCCAAGGGCTTTAGGCTCTCGGGAGGTATGTATCCGTAGTAATTTTGTATTTCGTGAAGACACAGAAGTATAGCCTGTCTCTTTTTGGGAAAGTAATTTATGTGTTCCTGGAGCTTAGTTTTCAGCTCTTCGGGAAATTCAAACTCCGTTTTAAACATAGTTAATAATTTTAAAAAACTAATCCGTTTTTACAATTAAAAACACCATCTCCTTCCTACCACCTTTCTGGCGAGCCATATTTTTGAGCCTTTCCGCCCCCTTTTCCAAATCGCAACACGAAAGTGCCTCTTCTATCTCTCCTTCGCTTAAAACTTCCACAAACCCGTCGGAGGCAAGCAGGAACAGGTCCCCCTCCTCGTAGTGCGATGAAAAGGTGTAAACTTCAGGGTTCCACTCAAGCCCAAGAACTTTAACCACTTTTTTGTTTCCCTTTATCTTCACCTGGTCCTCCGTTAGCCTGTACAGTCTTCCCTTCCTGAAGAGGTATATCCTTGAGTCCCCCACGTGTCCTATGTAAAAGTTCCTTTCGTTGAAGGAAAGGAGGCTTAGCGTAGTTCCCGAAAGCACACTATCCTCAAGTTTTCCCAGTTCCTTTATTAGTTCCCTGTTAATCTTTGAAAAGTTCTCCCTTATTTTCTCTTCCGAATTGTAGGGCTTGAATTTTGGTATTAAATCCACCGCTTTTTCAGCGGCAGCGACCGCGCCTTTTCCTATGCCCATTCCGTCCGCAACAGCAAAAATTTCCCCGTCCGCCCAGAACCTGTCCGCGTAGGTTCTCCTGTCCGAGTAAACTATCCCGGAAACCCACTTCAAATCAAGCCCTCCTTAACCATGTACTCTTTCAGTTCTCTTGCGGTTCTGAACCTCCTTTTGTAATCCACTTCCAGCATTCTCTCCAGTAAATCCTTTAGTTTACCCGGAATTTCCTCGGGAATCTCAACCTCTCCCCTTTTGTTCTTTTCCTTTCTCTCTTTAAAATCTTTCCCTTCGAAGGGAACCTTGCCCGTTAGCATGTAAAGGGTTAGACACCCGAGAGAGTATATATCGCTGCTCCTGTGAATTTCTCCCCTGAAAATTTCGGGAGCTATAAAACCGATAGTTCCTTTCACATCTATTATAGAAACGTCGCCCCTTATCCTGACTAGGCTAAAGTCTCCGAGCTTCCACAAAACTCCACCCAGAACCCTTTTACCGAATACGTTCTCCGGCTTGAGGTCGCTGTGGATGTATCCCCTTGAGTGGAGGTATTCAAGGGCGTTAACGACGTGCCTTAAAACTTTCAGGGCTTCCTCAGGGGAGAGCTTCCCCTTTTTCTCCACGTAATCTTTTAACGTCCCGAAGTCCATGTACTCGTATATGAGGTAGAGTTCCTTTTTATCCTTTTTGTAGAGATAACTCTGAAGGGAAACTATGTTCTGGTGGTGAAAGAGGATTAAGGTCTGGGCTTCCTTCCAGAGGTAGTGAACCGAGTAAGGGTTGGAAGCTACCTTCAGGGCAAAGACTTTTCCTTTATACCTCCCTTTCAGAGCTTCAACCTTGTAAACTTTCCCGAAATTCCCTTCTCCTAGCTTTTCCAGAACCTTGTAGTAACCGAGTATAAGGTCTCCCGATTTAAAGTCTTCCATAGGCTTTTTAATTTAAAATGTTTCTAACTCATGGTAGAAGTCTTAAGGAGCTCCACGTTTCTTCTTTTAAGAAACTGGGAGTTTACCTTAGCTTGGATAGTCTTCTTTACAATTCCCCTAGTTATCACTCCTCTCCCATACGTGGGTTTCTTAGCCTTCTTCTTTATACTTCTTTTCTTTAACTCTACGACACAGTACTTCGTGAAAGTTCTCTCTAAAAATGAAAAAAGCTTAGAGATAAAAGAGATTTTCAAAATTAAGAAACCCGTTTTTAGTTTTTCCCTCGGAGAGAGTGTTTACCTTTTTTTCACCGCCCTCCTTTACTACCTCTTTACAAAGTTCTACGCGGTTTTGTTTTTCTGGTGGTGGTTTTACAAGCCTTTCCTTGAAAAAGAACTCTACTACGCCAGAACCTTTGAGGACGGCTTTAAGGCACTCCTTATACTCCTTCTAAGGCCAAACTGGAAGTACATAAAACTGGGTCTTCGCTGGAGCTTTATAGGTCTGGTTTTATTAACGATAGCTGTTTTACTGGTTCTTTCTATTGCTGGAGTCCTGCTCGCCTCTTTTGTTGTACTCCTTCTTTCCGTAGTCCTTGCGCACTTTACCGCGGAGACTATACTCAGGATAAAGACATTAGCTTAAGACTTTCCTTATTTCCTTTATTACTTCTTCCGGATTTTCCTTATACCTCTTTCCCAGCTCTATTGCCTCCTCCTGAGATAGAAAGCCTTCCCTCTTCAGGAGTTGCAGGAACTGCCTCACGTTGGAAGGATTTTTCTTGAACGTTCCCCTGTCAAAGTCTATAACGAATACTTCTCCTTTATCGCCCACGAGGACGTTTTTGTATATGTTGGAGAACTCGTCCCTGTTTATTCCCATTCTGTCCAGGAGGTAAGCCTTTTCCAGAACCTCCTTGAGAAGTCTCTTTTTCTCTTCTTCACCGATCTTTAACTTCCCGAAGGGCTTTCCCTCTATGAATTCGTAAACGAAGAAGTCCTCGCCTTTGAAGAGTATCTGAGGAAAACCTTTAAGCCCTTTCAATTTTTCCAGTATTTCAGCTTCTTTCTGTATCGCCTTCACTTTATCCGGAGCTTTTGCCACTTTTATGGCAACCTTTTTACCCCTCCAGTATCCCGTGTAAACCTTTCCCCTCCAACCTTCTGCGAGCTCCTGTAAGTTTTGAACTTCCTTTATAAATTCTGAGAACTTCATACCTTATATTTAATAGAATGGTCAGAGACATAGTAATTTACCCCAACGAAATCTTGAAGAAACCGACCGAAAAAGTTGACGTAATAGATAAAGAGGTTAAGAACCTCATAAGGGATATGTTCGATACCATGTACGAAGCGGAAGGTGTGGGACTCGCCGCAAACCAGATAGGTGTTCCCTTGAGCGTTATGGTCATAGATACCTCACCCAAAGAAGACGCCCCTCCCCTCAAGCTCGTACTCATAAACCCCGAAATAAAGGAAGGAGAGGGAAAGATTAAGTACAAGGAGGGATGTCTTTCCTTTCCGGGCCTCAGCGTTGAGGTAGAGCGTTTTCAAAAGGTAAAGGTAAACGCTTTAAACGAACACGGAGAACCCGTTGAGTTAACTCTGGAGGGATTTCCAGCGATAGTTTTCCAGCACGAGCTTGACCACCTGAAGGGCATAACTTTTGTGGACAGACTCAAGGGCTGGCGAAGGAGAATGGCACTCGAGAAGTACCAGAAACTCCTCAAGTCCAGAAAATGAGCACAAAGGAAATCATATGCACCCTTAAAGGGCAGTTTTTCCTCTCCCCGAGGGAAGAGAAGTTTTTAAGACTTCTGGAGGAAATGGGCATACCAGAGGAAGATATACAGGAAGGCATAAGGGAGTGTTTAAAGAGCGTAAGTCCTAAAAAGAGGAAGAACTTTCCCCTATTTAAGTGTTTTTCAAAAATTCTGGAAGTTAACAAAGTAAGAGCCCTTGAGCGAGGAAAAAGGGAACATTTAGACTGGAAAAGAGTTTTTGAGAGGAAGGTATCGGTTGTAAAACACCTTCTGGATTTCAATTACACCGAACCCAAAACTGAAGAGGAGGCTGAAAAGACACTCCAGGAAATAGAAAGGAAGATATTTAAGAAACTCTGGGAAAACTTGGACAAAGAACGGAAGAGAGAAATATACAACAAGTATAAGGAAGTAAAGGAAGACGAAGAACTGTTTAAGGAACTAATAAAACACGAATTGAGGAAGATTTTTCAGATTCCCGTGCTTTCCCTGTACGTGGATTGATTACTCTTCTTGGCTTTCCTCTGCAATTTCTATTGCCTTCATGAGCGCTTTTGCCTTGTTTACGGTCTCTTCCCACTCCTTTTCAGGAACGGAGTCCGCCACTATTCCCGCTCCAGCTTGGACGAATATATCCCTGTCCCTGTAAACTGCAGTCCTTATGGCTATCGCCATGTCCATGTTCCCCTGAAAGGATATATAACCTACACTGCCCGCGTATATTCCTCTCCTTTCGTTTTCAAGTTCCTCTATTATCTGCATAGCCCTTACCTTGGGAGCTCCAGAAACAGTTCCCGCAGGAAAGGTAGCCTTCAAGACGTCTAGAGCGTCGTAGCCTTCTCTTAACTCTCCCACAACGTCGCTCACTATGTGCATAACATGGGAGTAGCGTTCTATCCGCATAAAGTTTTCAACTCTCACACTTCCGGTTTTTGCAACCCTCCCTATGTCGTTTCTCGCAAGGTCAACAAGCATTAAGTGTTCCGCCCTCTCCTTCTCGTCCGAAAGTAGATCCTCTTCCAGTCTTTTATCTTCTTCTTCCGTTCTTCCCCTCTTTCTCGTCCCCGCTATAGGTCTCGTTTCAATCCTTCCCTCTTCCAGTCTCACGAGGATTTCGGGAGAAGAGCCTATGACTTTTAACTGATCAAAATCGAGGTAGTACATATAGGGAGAAGGATTTAAGAACCTGAGAACTCTGTAAATGTTGTCGGGATTACCCTTAAACCTCTTTCTGAATCTTTGAGAAAGAACTACCTGTATCACATCCCCCTGCGCTATGTACTCCTTTGCCTTTTTGACTATATCCTCAAATTCCTCTTTTGTGAAGTTAGAACGCCAGTTTTTGAAATCCGGTTCTTTCTCTACAACGTTTAAAAAAGTAGTTCCCCTTTCCTTTAGTTTTTTCACGGTATCCCTTATTAAGTTTTTAGCCCTTTCGTACTCTTCCTCAATTCCGTTTTGTGCGAAGATGGGAACAACGACCTTTATTTTTCCCGTAAGGTTGTCGTGGATAACCACAACGTCCGTAAGCACGAGGTATATATCGTAAGTGTGAATCGGATCGGGATTTTTGTCTTCCACAGGTTCGTAGAACTTCACCACGTCGTAGGCAAAGTAACCAACTAACCCTCCCCAGAACCTAGGCAATCTTTCATCATGATAAGGTATGAACTTCTTTACAACTTCCTTAATCTTTGAAAGAGGATCCTTCGTTTCAAAGAAATTGACCTTTCCCCTTTCGTAAATCTCTCCGATATCTTTTCTCGTTCTCAGGTAAAAGGAAGATCCCGTGATTATAAAGGAGTACCTTCCCCACTTCTCACCGCCCTCCGCACTTTCCAGTAAGATGTTGAACTGTCCTTTTTCCTTTAACTTGAGGAAAATAGAAAGAGGAGTTTCAGTATCCACCAGAAGTTCCGTATATAAGGGAATAACGTTGTAATTCTCTGATAGTTTTCTTACTTCCTCAAGGCTGAGGTTTAAATTCATACAAAAAATTTTAAAATTTAATGGAGAGGGGACTATGGAAAATTCTTTGAATGGTTTAATGAAAGGACTCAGAGGGAAAAAATACTACTTATAATTATCCCGTTAGTTTTTGCCTTCGTTTTATGGCTGAACTTCATACAACCTCTTTTAAGCGAAAAGAGAAAACTGGAAGAGGAGCTTGAAAACTTAAGGGCAACACAATTCCTGATTGCGAAGAAGCTTGCTCTGGAGAAGAAGATAAAAGAGCTTGAAGCACAAATTGAGACTAAGGATTTATCTCTTGAGGAATTACTAAATATAGCGAATAAGTATGGAATTTTTATTACAAAGTTCGAAGAAGTTAGTCCAAGGGGAATATCCGTACAGAAAAGAGGCAAAAAGGTTGTATTCTATAAAGGCAGAAAAAAGAAAAATAAAAGGGGTATTAATGTGGAATTTACAATATATAACTTGAATATATTAGCCCCAGAGGAAAAAGTAAAGTCGTTTATAGAACATATATACACTAACTACCCGGCAGTATTGACAGGTTTCTATAAAGGATGTTTAGGAGAAAAGGAAGCTTTGAGAAGAATATCTGTTCCCTTAGCGTGTAATACTGGAAGAGATTACGAAAATATAATCTGTAAAGATGCTGATTTAAGTGGCTACGTTTATTTACTGAACCTTGTAACTATAAATGTGGAGGGGAAGAAATGAAGGTTATGCACATATTATTCTTGATTATATTGGCTTTTGCCTTTGCTGAAGATACAATACCCATAAAAAATATCACGGGAAGTGGAAGTATAAGTGTTTATAAAGATGGAAAAGTTTTTCACTATAAAATACTTGAGTATTTTGATGAAAGAAAGAAAACTCTTAAAGCATACGTTGTACGTGAGAGTATTGAAGAAAAAAAATTACACTATGGTAATTTTACTATTATCAATGCCGATTTTCAAAACTTAAAGTTAGCAACTATTTTAATTTCTCTGTCAAAAATAGCTAATTTAAACATAGTATTCAGTAAAGAGCTTTGGAAAAGTAGACAAGAAAAGTTCGAACCATCGAAAGAATATAGGGAAGAAGAAGGTTCTTTACTACGGAAAGAAAAAGGTTTTTTACTCCAATTTTCTACACTTCCAAGAAAAGTAAAAGTAACAAGAAAAGAACCTGTACAGGAAAAGGAAGAATACAGAATCCCTTCTTATCTTCTACATAATGTCTCGCTAATTATTAACTCCCCTACGCCGGGTTATACACTTTTTACTCTTTTTGATACTTTATTACGGGAATACGATCTTATCGCTGTAAAGCTTTCAAATAATCTAATAAAAATATCAAAAAAGGAAACATTAGCATTTGATGTAGAAGGTGTTGACCAATCTTCTATTAATAAACTGATTTCGAAGATAAAGCAATATACTTCTCCTTCGGCGAAAGTCTTATACGACAAGGATTTGGGAAAAATCATGGTCATTGATATGGCAGAAAACATAGAAAAGCTAAGAGATTTGAGAGTAGATTTAATAGAACTTTTAATGTCTAGGGAAACTACCCCAGGTGAAAAGGAAAAGTCCAAGGAAACTACCCCACGTGAAATTGAAACTAAGGTTTTTTACTTCAAGAATAAAAGAGATTTAGAAATAGCCTTAAGTAGATTGAAGGAAAATTTTTCGGGAGAAGTAATCCTAAATATAGACAAAGACTTTAATGCCATTATAGTAACAAGTAATAGATCGGTAATAAAATCTGTCGGCACTCTGCTTAAAGATTTGACGGAAAGTATCGATAAAGCTTATTTGATTACCAAGATTTTCTATGTTAGATATATTTCCCCTTACGAACTTAAAAAGAAAATAGAACCTATGCTTTCCGAGGTTGGAGAAGTATACACGTTGAGCGTTTCGAACACAGATGAAAAGAAAGAATTAATAAGCTATAAAAATACTCCTCCAGCTACCGCTTTTAACGAAGGAACTTTGGAGAAAGAAAAAGCATTTTTTGTTCCGTTTAACAACGCAATTCTCATAAAGGATTACCCTGAAAGGATAGAAAAAATCAGAGAAAAATTTAAAAAGTTTCTATCGGAAAAGCCTATAAAGATAAAGATAAGGGCAAAGCTCGTGGAAGTAGAAAAGAGCTTACTGAGGGAGCTTGGAATTTCATGGAGAACGGTATTTTCAAAAGCTTACATTCCAGAATTCTGGCAGGGAGAAACCGCATTCAGAACTGTTACTCCCGGACAACCACAAAGCGGTCTGCTAACATTTACCTTTCAGAGAAACAGATTGAACTTACTTGAATTTAAACTTCTCGCTTACGAACAAGAAGGAAGGGCAAAGAATGTTGCAGAGTCTTACGTAATTACGGTTAACGGAGAACCTGCTGTAATATCAAGCGGTTTGGAATTCCCGGTAACGGAGGTTTCACTTTCAGGAGGGATAGCAAATGTGGAGCCTAAGTACGAGAGCATCCCTATAGTACTTATAACCACTCCCGTAGTGCTTCCCGATGGAAACATACTTCTGAGTGTTTACTTGGCGAGAAGGCAGATAAATTCCGTTCAGGAGTTTCCGGTGACTCAGACTTTAACCCAAAAAATTCCTGTCTTTTCTACTTCACGGATAGACGTAAAGATACCTATTAAAAACGGTGAAACTGTAGTAATAGGTGGGGCTGTCGAAAAGTCAGATTCAATAACGGAAAGCGGAGTACCAAAACTCAGAGAGGTTCCGCTACTTGGCTGGCTCTTCAAAACGCAGACTAAACAACTCAGGGACAGGGAACTGTTAATCTTCATAACGCCGGAAATAATAGAGGAAGATTAAAGGGAGGAAAGTTTTGAAAGTATCTTTTCCCTCCACTTTCTCGCCTTTGCGAAAATTTCTTCCTGATCCACTGTTTTAAGTTCCCTCTTTTCCATTAAAACCTTTCCCTTACATATGACTGTGTCTATACACTCGCTGTTTGCGGAGTAAACGAACTGAGAAATAGGATCGTAAAGCGGCTGAAACTCGGGAAAATCTGTATCTACAAGTATTAAATCCGCTTCGTAGCCTTCCTCTACCTTTCCTGCCTTTATTCCCGCAACCTTAAAGCCGTTTTCCGTTGCAATTTTTAAAGCTGTTCCGGCGTCTATCGCTTTTGCATCCAGGTTATAGCCCTTGTGGAATTTTGCACAGGTGGAAGTCTCTTCAAGCATGTTCAAGTTGTCGTTGGAAGCGGCACCGTCTGTGCCGAGCGTGACGGTTATTCCTCTTTTCACATAATCGGGTACGGGAGCTATACCGGATGCCAATTTCAAGTTACTTTCTGGACAGTGGGCTATTTTTACGTCTCTTTCTTTCAGTATTTCCCTTTCTTTTTCAGTGGTCCACACCATGTGCGCACACAGGACGTTTTTGTCTAGAAATCCTATGCTCTCTAAGTGTTCTACGGGAGTTTTTCCGTACTGCTCCTTTATCCTTTCAACTTCCTCTTTCGTTTCCGCAACGTGTATGTGGAGAAGCAATCCGTATTCGTCCGCCAGTTCCTTTGCCATTCTTAACGTATTCGGTGAACAGGTGTAGGGAGCGTGAGGGCATATTACGGGAAATACGAGTTCTCTGTTCTTAAACTCCTCTGCAAACTTTCTGGCTCTCTGTATGTACTCCTCGGGTGTTTTTGCCACTTTTGTCGGAAAGTCGAGGATTCCGAAACCGAGTCCCGCCCTTATCCCAACATCTTCACATGCCTCCGCCACAGCCTCTTCAAAGAAGTACATATCCATAAAGAGCGTAGTTCCGCTCCTTATTGACTCCACTATACCCAGGAGTGCCCCGTCTTTGACAAATTCAGGGGAAACGAACTCTCCCTCTAAGGGCCATATTACTTTTTGGAGCCAGTCGTGAAGGGGAAGGTCCGCTCCAAGACCTCTCAGAAGAGTCATTGAGATGTGTGTGTGCATATTAGCAAAGGAAGGAAAAGCTATCTTGCCCTTCCCGTTTATCGTGTACTTTGCTTCGCCCACGATGTTTTTCCCTATCTTTTCTATCTTTCCGTCTTTTACCGCTATGTCCCACTCTCCTTCCTTTTCTGGAATCAGGACGTTTTTTATCAAAAGATCGTACTTCTCCATAGGGGATAATTTTAAACTGCTAAAATTCTAAGTATGAAAATACTTATACTGAGTGGGGGAAAGGGAACTAGACTGTGGCCACTTTCTAGGGAAAACTTCCCCAAGCAGTTCATAAGGTTGTTTTCAAAACACTCCCTCTTTCAAGAAACCGTAAAAAGAGCGAAAAAGCTCGCAAAAGACGAGGATATAGTTGTTATAACGGGAGAAAAGTACGAGTGGATTATCAGAAGTGAACTTGAAGAGATAGATGCCAACGAAGTTCGGGTGGTGGTAGAACCGGAGGGCAGAAACACAGCTCCCGCCATAGCCTTGGGAGTAAAGTACCTGATCCACAGCGAAACACCGCCTTCCGAGACCGTTCTAGTTCTTCCCTCCGATCACCTGATAAAAGACACGGAAAAGTTCGTAGAAGCGGTAAAAAAGGGAGAAAAGTATGCAAAGGAGGGATACATAGTACTCTTCGGAGAAAAACCCACTTACCCTGAAACGGGATACGGATACATAAGGCTTAACGGAAAGCTAGAAGAAGGAGTTTACGAGATAGAGAAGTTTGAAGAAAAACCTGACTACGAAAAAGCTAAAGAGTACGTATCC
The genomic region above belongs to Aquifex aeolicus VF5 and contains:
- a CDS encoding FUN14 domain-containing protein, with amino-acid sequence MNIEQILHNEAFKEFGTGALIGFTLGYTFKKLFKVFVFLLGLYLITLIYLNNQGIVEIQWDNLESWVNYVFEGFRNFARNITAPVASLGGFAVGFTAGLKFG
- a CDS encoding glycosyltransferase, translated to MKIALFTDSFRKDLGGGTQVARQLAFGLSKKGYEVLVITGSTAEEETPFKVLKLPSIKYPFYHNVEIALPNVELLKELKNFNPDVIHYHDPFLAGTMALLMGKILKIPTVGTIHIHPKQLTYHGIKIDNGVIAKKLVSFFGNFTDCVVFVSKYQKKLYEELDSFCVKVIYNGIPDYFFVSEKRKLRNPRNRILTVSRLDKDKNPEFALKCVAEISKEVPVEYTIVGEGNEKEKLEKLARKLGIKANFLGFVPREELPELYLSHDVLLNTSKTETFGLSFAEAMATGMPVIALKEGSAPEIVGDGGILCEEKVECVKKAFLKLYQNPELYFKLSQKAPERAHVFRCERFLKDYESLYEEVIRTSVPR
- the nuoF gene encoding NADH-quinone oxidoreductase subunit NuoF is translated as MRSYPAIPRIYAETTLNMLLKRAKKPRVHSIDEYLKDGGYQALEKALNMSPEEIIDWVDKSTLRGRGGAGFPTGKKWKFAVQNPGPRYFICNADESEPGTFKDRIIIERDPHLLIEGIIISSYAIGANEAYIYIRGEYPAGYYILRDAIEEAKKKGFLGKNILGSGFDLEIYVARGAGAYICGEETALIESLEGKRGHPRLKPPYPVQKGLWGKPTVVNNVETIANVPFIISMGWEEYRYIGPSDYAGPKLFPVSGKVKKPGVYELPMNTTLREVIFKYAGGTLGNKKVKAVFSGALDCFSSEELDIPMDYSPLGFGGTGTVIVLTEEDDIVEAALKIAEFYEHETCGQCTPCRVGCYEQANLLEKIYKGEATEQDWEGFDFVNRNIQPTSICGLGAVAGRLIRQTLEKFPEEWEKYRKKSASLPL
- the nuoE gene encoding NADH-quinone oxidoreductase subunit NuoE, encoding MFKTEFEFPEELKTKLQEHINYFPKKRQAILLCLHEIQNYYGYIPPESLKPLADMLELPLNHVEGVVAFYDMFDREDKAKYRIRVCVSIVCHLMGTNKLLKALENILGIKPGEVTPDGKFKIVPVQCLGACSEAPVFMVNDDEYKFESEVQLNEILSRYT
- a CDS encoding PP2C family protein-serine/threonine phosphatase, which produces MKWVSGIVYSDRRTYADRFWADGEIFAVADGMGIGKGAVAAAEKAVDLIPKFKPYNSEEKIRENFSKINRELIKELGKLEDSVLSGTTLSLLSFNERNFYIGHVGDSRIYLFRKGRLYRLTEDQVKIKGNKKVVKVLGLEWNPEVYTFSSHYEEGDLFLLASDGFVEVLSEGEIEEALSCCDLEKGAERLKNMARQKGGRKEMVFLIVKTD
- a CDS encoding serine/threonine protein kinase, whose amino-acid sequence is MEDFKSGDLILGYYKVLEKLGEGNFGKVYKVEALKGRYKGKVFALKVASNPYSVHYLWKEAQTLILFHHQNIVSLQSYLYKKDKKELYLIYEYMDFGTLKDYVEKKGKLSPEEALKVLRHVVNALEYLHSRGYIHSDLKPENVFGKRVLGGVLWKLGDFSLVRIRGDVSIIDVKGTIGFIAPEIFRGEIHRSSDIYSLGCLTLYMLTGKVPFEGKDFKERKEKNKRGEVEIPEEIPGKLKDLLERMLEVDYKRRFRTARELKEYMVKEGLI
- the def gene encoding peptide deformylase codes for the protein MVRDIVIYPNEILKKPTEKVDVIDKEVKNLIRDMFDTMYEAEGVGLAANQIGVPLSVMVIDTSPKEDAPPLKLVLINPEIKEGEGKIKYKEGCLSFPGLSVEVERFQKVKVNALNEHGEPVELTLEGFPAIVFQHELDHLKGITFVDRLKGWRRRMALEKYQKLLKSRK